A region from the Aegilops tauschii subsp. strangulata cultivar AL8/78 chromosome 5, Aet v6.0, whole genome shotgun sequence genome encodes:
- the LOC120964764 gene encoding protein FAR1-RELATED SEQUENCE 5-like, with translation MDKETGFTDLFLETSEWDGSDSVDRTNGNESKNDDNSSDNESWSSYDNLPEEDFQKKEEGACSENANFDGWSGDDGYEHEDGANMDIEEAEIQQRALETQLKVMGMTFASQWEAYMFYNNYAKDRGFSIRKDKVKRGKGPSTTIRYRRYVCSRAGKRLSKFLNPEGRTRRLRPETRCECGAHLVVKLDKGHGVWFVVAFMDDHNHLLARADEVVFLRSHRVMGDHQIAEILVMEGAGIRKHIIIDNFISRYGSYDKCGFLRRDVYNLCCREKMKLIAKGDANTAIGIMRSRKEKDPDFFFEYVLDKEGRLKSMFWCDAQSRRDYQLYGDVTVFDSTYKMNRYGMSFIPFVGVNNHHCTTVFGCAIVSDETEATYVWLLQTFLKANCQKKPRSIITDGDAAMIRAIRLVLVDVLHRLCSWHMEKNMQEHLNYKSLNEFRALLYYSTSPANFGARWHAFVRKWKADKTEEWLCRMYRKRSLWAASYVSDGFLWVCAVIRRVKALTLVFTFTWTAV, from the exons ATGGATAAAGAAACTGGATTTACGGATCTATTCTTGGAGACGAGTGAGTGGGATGGTAGCGATAGTGTTGATCGTACGAATGGTAATGAAAGTAAAAATGATGATAATAGCAGCGACAATGAATCCTGGTCATCGTACGATAATTTACCTGAGGAGGATTTTCAAAAGAAGGAGGAGGGTGCTTGTAGTGAAAAC GCTAACTTCGATGGTTGGAGTGGCGATGATGGCTATGAGCATGAGGATGGAGCTAATATGGACATTGAGGAGGCTGAAATCCAGCAACGTGCGCTGGAGACACAGTTGAAGGTTATGGGTATGACATTTGCATCACAATGGGAGGCTTACATGTTCTATAATAACTACGCCAAAGACCGTGGATTCAGTATCAGAAAAGATAAGGTGAAACGAGGAAAAGGTCCTTCAACCACTATTCGGTATAGGCGGTACGTTTGCTCGAGGGCAGGAAAACGTCTCAGTAAATTTTTAAACCCGGAGGGCCGTACCCGCAGGCTAAGACCTGAGACTCGTTGCGAGTGTGGCGCACATTTAGTTGTGAAGTTGGACAAAGGACATGGAGTTTGGTTCGTGGTAGCTTTTATGGATGATCACAACCATTTGTTGGCTAGAGCAGATGAGGTGGTATTTCTACGGTCACATCGAGTGATGGGAGATCACCAGATAGCTGAGATCTTGGTGATGGAAGGAGCTGGGATCAGAAAGCATATCATCATCGACAACTTCATTAGCAGGTATGGCTCGTATGATAAGTGCGGGTTTCTGAGACGAGATGTCTACAATCTATGTTGCCGAGAAAAAATGAAGTTGATTGCGAAGGGTGATGCTAACACGGCAATCGGGATTATGAGGAGCAGAAAGGAGAAGGATCCAGACTTTTTCTTTGAGTACGTGCTCGATAAGGAGGGTCGTTTGAAGAGCATGTTCTGGTGCGATGCACAGTCACGGCGGGACTATCAGTTGTATGGAGATGTGACTGTGTTTGACAGCACGTATAAGATGAACAGATATGGTATGTCGTTCATACCCTTTGTTGGTGTAAATAATCACCATTGCACCACAGTGTTTGGTTGTGCCATTGTGTCCGACGAGACCGAAGCGACGTACGTGTGGCTGCTCCAGACATTCCTGAAGGCCAATTGTCAGAAGAAGCCAAGGTCAATCATCACAGATGGAGACGCTGCAATGATACGAGCTATTCGGttggttttggttgatgtgttgCACCGTCTCTGCTCATGGCACATGGAAAAAAATATGCAGGAGCACCTTAATTACAAATCGCTAAATGAGTTCAGGGCACTCTTGTACTACTCCACCTCTCCGGCCAACTTTGGGGCGAGATGGCACGCTTTTGTCCGTAAATGGAAGGCTGATAAAACAGAAGAGTGGTTGTGTAGGATGTACAGGAAGAGGAGTCTGTGGGCAGCATCATATGTGTCAGATGGTTTTTTATGGGTGTGCGCAGTAATCAGAAGAGTGAAAGCCTTAACTcttgtcttcaccttcacctgGACGGCGGTATGA